TTCGACGAGAGCGCCATCGGAGACGTTCCCAATATTGATCGTGATCAATTCCTCAGCAGCCACGTATTCCCCTTTCCGCGAGACGACTTAAAACAAATGTGAAAACAACAGATGCAGCGCCCACCGCGCCGCCGTTATAGCGATCGACCAGATAGCGGCGCCCACCGCACCACAGACAAGCGCCGTCACGAGGACAGTTCCATCCATGCCGGAATCGTCCTCGACCGCGGCGACGATCTTTACTCGAGGTAGAGAGCCAAACAAAGAATCCATGCGCGTGGAGACCAACTCGCGCTCAGCATACGTCGCCTCCATCTCCGCCTCGCGCCGTGCGCACTGGTCGCAGTAGTTCACCGACCAGGTAAGGTCTCCGCATCCCGGACAGATCCGTAGCGAACCAACCACCGAATGAGCATTCATGCCACACGACCTTTCCGCGACTTAGCCTTCAGGCGATACTGCCGCCGCTTCTCGCGTTGCTCCTCTGCGATCAGTGCGCCGATCTCCGCGGGAGTCCGCTTTCGCTTCCACTCCGACTCCATGCGCATCCGAGCCGCGTGCTCTTCGTTCCGTGCGCGAATGCACGCCGGAGCGTTGCAGCAGTTACGCGCCTTCGCAATCCAGACCGGCCCCTCGCTGCGGTGAAAACTACACGGATCCTCCTCGCTGCACCTACAGAATCGGCAGACACCCGGAGGCGCTATCAGCTCCCCCATGTGCTTCATTTTTTGCCGCCTTTCTTTCCCGCGGTTTTCTTCGCGGTCGATTGCTTCTTTGGTGCCGCCTTTTTCGCTGGAGCTTTTTTCGCAGGACGCTTCTGATCGGGCTTTCCACTCACCTGGTTCTCGATCGCCTCGGCGTCGATACCGAGAGATTCCGCTAAGGCCCACAGCTCTCTGCGATCTTTCCCCATAGCGCGGTTACCCCAATCAGGGATAGCCAGAGGTCCGACTGCGAGGTCGCAGATGTAGCCCTCCAATTCGTCGTCCTTGGATTGCTTCAGTAGCGCAACGACCGTATCGTGCCGATGTTTGTCCTCGGCCTGCACCCAGCCGAGGAACTCGGAAAGCTCCCAAACGTTACTTTCCTCAAACAACCGGCTCATGGCCACGCGAAGCAGCTTCGACCCTTTGGCTTTTCGCCGAATCGCCGCATAAACGGCTTTCCGGATCGGCAACTCAGCGACCAACCACGCCGCCTCTTCGGCCTTCTCGCGCTTCTGGCGAACCTCCCAGCTTTCCTGCTTTGGCCCAGGAGCGGCCTTCACCGCGGGCGACGTGACTATGTGCGGGTGCACCTTGCATTTCGGATCGACGCAAACGTCGAGCAGCTCGCCTTCGTCCGTAATGCCTTTCTGCACGCTGCCACACTCGCCAGGCTTAGCCGAGAGCCACTGGCCTTTCTTGTAGCTCTTCTGCCCCTCGCGCACGCCCATGTAATTGGCCTGCATCGAAAGCTTCAGGAGCGGCTTGCCCGATTTCTCTGCGGCCTCGGCAGTGATATGGATGAAGGTTTTCTTCTTTTCCGAGAAGCAGTCAGGATCAGTGCACACATCGGCCTGCGCCGTCAGATCGGCGAAGAGCGCCTGGTCTGCCCCGGTCCTCTTCGGGCAATCCACGCATGCACCCGCGACGGGATGCATGTTCTGCGCATCCAGCGGCCACGGCGCCGACTTCAGATCGAGCAGAATGTGATCCTCGATCCAGGCGCGTAGGACCCGCTCCGAGATTGGCTCGAACGCATCGCAGTAATCGTCCGGCGACTTGCCTTGCGCGATCATCTTGGCGCGGCCAGATTCAGCGTCACGCTTTTCTTCGCGGACTTCGTTGATTACGTCTGGCAACATCTTGCCAGCGTTGTGCATGTTCAAGGCGCGATGCGTCGCCTGTACCTGCTGCTGCGGCGTCAGCTTCGCAATCAACAGCGCCGCGCCGAATGCGATCAGCCCCTCGCGCGCACATTCTCGAGCCTCGGGGA
This genomic interval from Acidisarcina sp. contains the following:
- a CDS encoding ParB/RepB/Spo0J family partition protein — translated: MTTTIDLQVRQIPVALIVPSPTNPRKSIDESQLRELAESIQSGGIKVPLQLRPLGDGYEILGGERRWRAAKMLGLDTVPAIVRELNDADARELQLVENLQRADLSPMEEAEAYEMLIQRAADEGLVIPDDALAHKVGKPAAYVRSRRRLLELIPEARECAREGLIAFGAALLIAKLTPQQQVQATHRALNMHNAGKMLPDVINEVREEKRDAESGRAKMIAQGKSPDDYCDAFEPISERVLRAWIEDHILLDLKSAPWPLDAQNMHPVAGACVDCPKRTGADQALFADLTAQADVCTDPDCFSEKKKTFIHITAEAAEKSGKPLLKLSMQANYMGVREGQKSYKKGQWLSAKPGECGSVQKGITDEGELLDVCVDPKCKVHPHIVTSPAVKAAPGPKQESWEVRQKREKAEEAAWLVAELPIRKAVYAAIRRKAKGSKLLRVAMSRLFEESNVWELSEFLGWVQAEDKHRHDTVVALLKQSKDDELEGYICDLAVGPLAIPDWGNRAMGKDRRELWALAESLGIDAEAIENQVSGKPDQKRPAKKAPAKKAAPKKQSTAKKTAGKKGGKK